Proteins encoded in a region of the Flavobacterium sp. MDT1-60 genome:
- a CDS encoding ABC transporter permease, translating into MMLKLFKENIRIAFGSIKTQLLRTILTVLIIAIGITALVGILTVVTALENTVSTNFASMGANTFNINQYENNVKNRGGNKREIVNPIISYPEAVAFKNKYKYPFTETSLSFTATSTAEVKFLDQKTDPEIKVLGVDEHFISNSGLEISLGRSFNQFDIENNTYSCVVGSDFEKGLLKDVNPIDKIISIRGARFKVIGVLKEKGSTFGNSQDLRVLIPIQVARSLFTAPNINYTMSVMVSKKELLDEAVDNATSTMRRVRKLSPVRDNNFGIGRSDDLINRILGITKYLGWASWIISIITILGSSIALMNIMIVSVTERTREIGVRKALGATKVTISVQFFIETLLIGQIGGMVGIVLGILIGFAFAAAMSFAFVIPWMAIFAAFATSFMVAIVSGLYPAIKASQLDPIEALRYE; encoded by the coding sequence ATGATGCTAAAATTATTTAAAGAAAATATCCGAATTGCTTTTGGTTCCATCAAAACACAATTGCTGCGAACGATTCTGACCGTATTAATCATTGCGATTGGTATTACAGCACTTGTTGGAATCCTGACAGTTGTAACGGCTCTCGAAAATACCGTTTCTACCAATTTTGCTTCTATGGGAGCTAACACTTTCAACATCAATCAATACGAAAACAACGTAAAAAATCGTGGCGGGAATAAACGCGAAATCGTAAATCCAATTATTTCATATCCGGAAGCAGTTGCTTTCAAAAACAAATACAAATATCCTTTTACCGAAACTTCTCTTTCTTTTACCGCAACCTCTACAGCAGAAGTGAAATTTCTAGATCAAAAAACAGATCCTGAAATTAAAGTTCTTGGGGTTGATGAACATTTTATAAGCAACTCAGGCTTAGAAATAAGTTTAGGCCGTTCTTTCAATCAGTTTGATATTGAAAACAATACTTATTCTTGTGTTGTAGGTTCTGATTTTGAAAAAGGCTTACTAAAAGATGTCAACCCAATTGACAAAATAATTTCGATTCGAGGCGCCCGTTTTAAAGTCATTGGAGTCCTGAAAGAAAAAGGATCAACATTTGGAAATAGCCAGGATTTAAGAGTTTTAATTCCAATTCAGGTGGCGCGTTCCTTATTTACAGCTCCAAACATTAATTATACAATGAGCGTAATGGTTTCTAAAAAAGAACTTTTAGATGAAGCTGTTGATAATGCCACAAGCACCATGCGAAGAGTTCGTAAATTAAGTCCGGTTCGTGATAATAATTTTGGTATTGGCCGAAGCGACGATTTAATTAACCGAATTCTTGGAATCACTAAATATTTAGGGTGGGCTTCGTGGATTATTAGTATTATCACTATTCTTGGATCGTCAATTGCGTTGATGAATATTATGATTGTTTCGGTTACAGAGCGCACCCGCGAAATTGGTGTACGTAAAGCTTTAGGCGCAACAAAAGTCACCATCTCTGTTCAGTTTTTTATCGAAACTTTATTGATCGGGCAAATTGGAGGTATGGTGGGTATTGTATTAGGAATTTTAATCGGTTTTGCATTTGCAGCTGCAATGAGTTTTGCATTTGTTATTCCGTGGATGGCGATTTTTGCAGCTTTTGCGACCAGTTTTATGGTTGCCATCGTTTCCGGCTTATATCCCGCTATAAAAGCTTCTCAACTAGATCCTATTGAGGCTTTGCGTTATGAATAA
- a CDS encoding HAD family phosphatase, producing MIDTIIFDFGDIFINLDKQATISGLQKLGMTEWNSELDRLNVLFETGDISHDDFLAGFQKQLPNASIEEILEAWNAVLADFPLYRLEFLQMLSKKYRLFLLSNTDSIHIETFETKSGISFYSDFYQCFEKVYFSFEIGKRKPNADVFQYLINKHELLPKRTLFVDDKKENTDSAAALGFHVWNLQVGQEDVVDLFDKKIL from the coding sequence ATGATTGATACTATAATTTTTGACTTTGGGGATATCTTTATCAATTTAGACAAACAGGCTACTATTTCAGGATTGCAGAAGTTAGGCATGACGGAATGGAATTCAGAATTGGATCGCTTGAATGTTTTGTTTGAAACCGGAGATATTTCGCATGATGATTTTCTGGCAGGTTTTCAAAAACAACTTCCAAATGCTTCGATTGAAGAAATTCTGGAAGCCTGGAATGCCGTTCTGGCTGATTTCCCTTTATACAGATTAGAGTTTCTGCAAATGCTTTCAAAAAAATACCGTTTATTTTTATTGAGCAATACAGATTCCATTCATATTGAAACTTTCGAAACCAAAAGTGGCATTTCATTTTACAGCGATTTCTATCAATGTTTTGAAAAAGTTTATTTCTCTTTTGAAATTGGAAAGCGAAAACCAAATGCTGATGTTTTTCAATATTTAATCAACAAACATGAATTATTGCCAAAGCGCACTTTGTTTGTTGACGATAAAAAAGAAAACACAGATTCGGCCGCTGCTTTAGGTTTCCACGTTTGGAATTTACAAGTGGGCCAGGAAGATGTCGTGGATTTATTTGATAAAAAAATATTATAG
- a CDS encoding GNAT family N-acetyltransferase: MENWLIRKIKKEDNQTVAKLIRSVFDEMEIPKVGTAYEDPYLDLMFEEYNKPRSVYFVVENEGKIVGCCGIAPLENGDPAICELQKMYFLPETRGLGIGSKMMEKCLEQAKVFGFEKCYIETMPFMHAAQKLYKKSGFEYLDAPMGCTGHSSCPIWMLKDL, translated from the coding sequence ATGGAAAATTGGCTTATTAGAAAGATTAAAAAAGAAGACAATCAGACAGTTGCAAAATTAATAAGATCCGTTTTTGATGAAATGGAAATTCCGAAAGTAGGTACAGCCTATGAGGATCCTTATTTAGATTTGATGTTTGAGGAGTATAATAAACCGCGATCCGTTTATTTTGTGGTTGAAAATGAAGGTAAAATAGTGGGCTGTTGCGGAATTGCACCTTTAGAAAATGGCGATCCTGCAATTTGTGAACTACAAAAAATGTATTTTTTGCCTGAAACGCGAGGTTTAGGAATTGGCAGTAAAATGATGGAGAAATGTTTGGAGCAGGCTAAAGTTTTTGGTTTTGAAAAATGTTACATAGAGACGATGCCTTTTATGCATGCAGCTCAAAAATTATATAAAAAATCAGGTTTTGAATATTTAGATGCGCCGATGGGATGTACCGGGCATAGTTCTTGTCCGATTTGGATGTTGAAAGATTTGTAA
- a CDS encoding thioesterase family protein, with amino-acid sequence MKNHQTQVRVRYSETDQMGVVYHGNYIPYFEIGRVEWLRDKGISYKSMEESGIGLPIVSMQINYKKSARYDELLTIHTTFKSQSSVKIEFDCAIFNEANELLTTAVFILVFISLKSGRPTAPPDYILELFKTLV; translated from the coding sequence ATGAAAAATCATCAAACGCAAGTGCGTGTTCGTTACTCTGAAACAGACCAAATGGGGGTTGTTTATCACGGAAATTATATTCCATATTTTGAGATCGGACGCGTGGAATGGCTTAGAGACAAAGGGATTTCGTATAAAAGTATGGAAGAAAGCGGAATTGGACTGCCAATTGTTTCAATGCAAATAAATTATAAAAAATCAGCGCGCTATGATGAGCTTCTTACGATTCATACTACTTTCAAAAGTCAATCTTCTGTTAAGATTGAATTCGACTGTGCGATCTTTAACGAAGCGAATGAGTTATTAACAACTGCGGTATTTATTTTAGTATTTATTTCGTTAAAATCAGGTCGTCCAACAGCACCTCCGGATTATATTTTAGAATTATTTAAAACACTGGTGTAA
- a CDS encoding low molecular weight protein-tyrosine-phosphatase: protein MPVKILMVCLGNICRSPLAEGILASKLPKDKFTVDSAGTGSWHVGHAPDKRSIAIAQKNGLCIDNQKGRQFKIADFDEFDYIYVMDNSNYRDVLHLAKTPEHKNKVHLILNELFPGENVDVPDPYFGAVNGFDNVYQMLDEVADIISKKLIEKHS from the coding sequence ATGCCTGTAAAAATTTTAATGGTTTGTTTGGGAAATATTTGCAGATCGCCTTTAGCAGAAGGAATTTTGGCATCTAAACTTCCAAAAGACAAATTCACAGTTGATTCAGCTGGAACAGGATCCTGGCATGTGGGTCACGCACCTGACAAACGTTCTATTGCGATTGCCCAAAAAAACGGCTTATGCATTGACAATCAAAAAGGGAGACAATTTAAAATTGCTGACTTTGATGAATTCGATTATATCTATGTAATGGATAATTCGAATTATCGCGATGTCCTTCATCTTGCAAAAACTCCAGAACATAAAAATAAAGTTCATCTTATTTTAAACGAATTATTTCCCGGTGAAAATGTAGATGTTCCAGATCCTTATTTTGGAGCTGTAAATGGTTTTGACAATGTTTACCAAATGTTAGACGAAGTTGCTGACATCATTTCTAAAAAACTTATCGAAAAACATTCTTAA
- the prmC gene encoding peptide chain release factor N(5)-glutamine methyltransferase, translating into MKIKQYRTQFIKELSPFYDAYEAESFFYLILEDKHKLRQIDLALNHDLNFSESDFVVWNTLLSQLKKEVPIQYLLGKTSFYGLDFEVNENVLIPRPETEELVEWIINENSKTDKTKKLRILDIGTGSGCIAISLAKNLPNAEVYGFDVSKKAIETAKRNAINNKVDVTFVLLDILETDLITSNFDIIVSNPPYVRNLEKEEIKKNVLDYEPHLALFVEDNDALIFYRKIAVLAKNSLLENGQLFFEINQYLGKEMMDLMETMNYKNIELKKDIYDNDRMISCKVSKTL; encoded by the coding sequence ATGAAAATCAAACAATACCGGACTCAGTTTATAAAAGAATTATCACCTTTTTACGATGCGTATGAAGCGGAAAGTTTTTTCTATTTAATTTTAGAAGACAAACATAAATTAAGGCAAATTGATTTGGCCTTAAATCATGATTTGAATTTTTCTGAAAGTGATTTCGTGGTTTGGAATACATTGTTGAGTCAATTAAAAAAAGAAGTTCCGATACAGTATTTACTTGGGAAAACAAGTTTTTATGGTTTGGATTTTGAAGTAAATGAAAATGTTTTGATTCCGAGACCAGAAACGGAAGAATTGGTTGAATGGATTATAAATGAGAATTCAAAAACGGATAAAACTAAAAAACTTAGAATTTTAGATATCGGAACAGGAAGTGGCTGTATTGCTATTTCATTGGCTAAAAACCTTCCAAATGCTGAAGTTTATGGTTTTGATGTTTCGAAAAAAGCTATAGAAACGGCCAAAAGAAACGCTATAAATAATAAAGTTGATGTGACTTTTGTCCTTTTGGATATTTTAGAAACCGATCTGATTACCTCCAATTTTGATATAATTGTTTCGAATCCACCCTATGTTCGGAATTTAGAAAAAGAAGAAATCAAAAAGAATGTTTTGGATTACGAGCCACATTTGGCTCTTTTTGTAGAGGATAACGACGCTTTGATCTTTTACAGAAAAATAGCTGTTTTGGCGAAAAACAGTCTTTTGGAAAATGGTCAATTGTTTTTTGAAATCAATCAGTATTTAGGGAAAGAAATGATGGATTTGATGGAAACAATGAATTATAAAAATATTGAATTGAAAAAAGATATTTACGATAATGACCGCATGATTTCCTGCAAGGTTTCCAAAACCTTGTAG
- the hisS gene encoding histidine--tRNA ligase, which produces MASKPSIPQGTRDFSPAEVSKRQYIIQTIKNNFEKFGFQPIETPSFENSDTLMGKYGEEGDRLIFKILNSGNFFFNKNKIELPESIESLQVNSAETIDLNQRIDLNKFTGKISEKALRYDLTVPFARYVVQHQNEIEFPFKRYQIQPVWRADRPQRGRYREFYQCDADVVGSKSLWQEVELVQLYDTVFTSLGLEGVTIKINNRKILSGIAEVIGASDKLIDFTVALDKLDKIGEDGVKKEMIEKGIAEEALVKVQPLFSFTGTFSDKIKQLSNLLASSEEGMKGVQELKFICDNVTTLGLSTATLDLDVTLARGLNYYTGAIFEVAAPKTVSMGSIGGGGRYDDLTGIFGLKNMSGVGISFGLDRIYLVLEELQLFPETVAATSKALFINYGDAEALYASQAIQKLRKENIKVELYPDNVKVGKQFQYADKRLIPFAVIAGEQEIASNSYSLKNLVTGEQVSVDFEGLKNTLLG; this is translated from the coding sequence ATGGCTTCAAAACCAAGTATACCACAAGGAACAAGAGATTTTTCGCCTGCAGAGGTGTCAAAACGTCAATATATTATTCAGACGATAAAAAACAATTTTGAGAAATTTGGTTTTCAACCGATTGAAACTCCGTCGTTTGAAAATTCAGATACCTTAATGGGGAAATACGGAGAAGAAGGCGATCGTTTGATTTTTAAAATATTGAATTCAGGTAATTTTTTCTTCAATAAAAATAAAATTGAATTGCCGGAATCTATCGAATCGTTGCAAGTTAATTCGGCCGAAACAATTGATTTGAATCAAAGAATTGATTTGAATAAGTTTACAGGAAAAATTTCAGAGAAAGCGTTGCGTTACGATTTAACAGTTCCGTTTGCAAGGTACGTTGTACAACACCAAAACGAAATTGAATTTCCTTTTAAAAGATATCAGATTCAACCCGTTTGGAGAGCTGATCGTCCACAAAGAGGGCGTTACAGAGAATTTTATCAATGTGATGCCGATGTTGTTGGGTCAAAATCATTGTGGCAGGAAGTAGAATTGGTTCAGTTGTATGATACGGTTTTCACCTCTTTAGGTTTAGAAGGTGTTACTATCAAAATCAATAATAGAAAAATATTATCCGGAATTGCCGAAGTTATTGGTGCTTCAGATAAATTGATTGACTTTACGGTTGCTCTTGATAAACTAGATAAAATTGGTGAAGACGGAGTAAAAAAAGAGATGATCGAAAAAGGGATTGCTGAAGAGGCTTTGGTTAAAGTGCAGCCACTTTTTAGTTTTACAGGAACTTTTTCAGATAAAATAAAACAGCTTTCGAATCTGTTAGCGTCGTCAGAAGAAGGGATGAAAGGAGTGCAGGAATTGAAATTTATTTGTGACAATGTGACTACTTTAGGTTTGTCGACTGCGACATTAGATTTGGATGTAACACTTGCTCGCGGATTGAATTATTATACAGGAGCTATTTTTGAAGTAGCGGCGCCAAAAACCGTTTCAATGGGTTCTATTGGTGGCGGTGGAAGATACGACGATTTGACTGGTATTTTCGGTTTGAAAAATATGAGTGGGGTTGGAATTTCTTTTGGTTTAGACAGAATTTATCTGGTTTTGGAAGAATTGCAATTGTTCCCGGAAACCGTTGCAGCAACATCAAAAGCGTTATTTATTAATTATGGAGATGCAGAAGCGTTATATGCTTCGCAGGCAATTCAGAAATTGAGAAAAGAAAATATAAAAGTGGAATTGTATCCGGACAATGTAAAAGTTGGGAAACAGTTTCAATATGCAGATAAAAGATTGATTCCGTTTGCAGTCATTGCAGGGGAACAGGAGATTGCTTCAAATTCTTATTCGCTTAAAAATTTAGTGACAGGTGAACAGGTTTCTGTTGATTTTGAAGGGTTGAAAAATACTTTGTTGGGTTAA
- a CDS encoding nucleotide exchange factor GrpE, translating into MKFKDIFKNKSNMTTENTEFDQELDDVTLENNANGEQLIVEELSVEEQLAQDLAKEKDKFLRLFAEFENYKKRTSKERIDLFKTANQEVLLAMLPVLDDFDRATVEINKSDDENLKKGVELIHEKLKSTLVAKGLEQVEVRAGDAFNADFAEAITQIPAPSDKLKGKIVDVIEKGYKLGDKIIRFPKVVIGN; encoded by the coding sequence ATGAAGTTTAAAGATATTTTTAAAAATAAAAGTAATATGACTACGGAAAATACAGAGTTCGATCAGGAATTAGATGATGTAACGTTAGAAAACAATGCCAACGGTGAGCAATTAATTGTTGAAGAATTAAGTGTTGAAGAGCAATTGGCTCAAGACTTGGCAAAAGAAAAAGATAAATTTTTGAGATTATTTGCCGAATTTGAAAATTACAAAAAAAGAACTTCAAAAGAACGTATTGATTTGTTTAAAACAGCAAATCAGGAAGTTTTGTTAGCAATGCTTCCTGTTTTGGATGATTTTGACAGAGCGACTGTAGAGATCAACAAGTCTGACGATGAAAATTTGAAAAAAGGAGTAGAGTTAATTCACGAAAAACTAAAAAGCACTTTGGTAGCTAAAGGTTTAGAGCAAGTTGAAGTAAGAGCAGGTGATGCTTTTAACGCTGACTTTGCTGAAGCAATTACTCAAATTCCTGCACCTTCAGATAAATTGAAAGGTAAAATTGTTGATGTTATTGAAAAAGGATACAAATTAGGAGACAAAATTATTCGTTTCCCTAAAGTGGTTATTGGAAACTAA
- the dnaA gene encoding chromosomal replication initiator protein DnaA encodes MTKTAQSVWENCLSFIKDNIQDQAYKTWFEPIKSVELTDNALYIQVPSKFFYEWLEEHYVKLLKVALTKELGKNAKLLYKIKMENTYGNKQPFTEQLPSSNRVPMKPQEVDAPFKNLNPELKNPFVIPGIRNLKIESQLNANYSFDNFLEGDSNRLARSAGMAVANKPGGTSFNPLLIFGGVGLGKTHLAHAIGVEVKDKYPEKTVLYISAEIFTQQYIDSVKKNNRNDFIHFYQLIDVLIIDDVQFLSGKSGTQDVFFHIFNYLHQNGKQVILTSDKAPVDMQDIEQRLLSRFKWGLSAELHQPDYETRISILKNILYRDGVEMPEDIIEYVARNIKSNVRELEGAIISLIAQSSFNKKEVTIELAKSVVEKFVKNVKREISIDYIQKIVSDYFQLDIETLQSKTRKRHVVQARQLAMFFAKKFTKASLANIGSQIGDRDHATVLHACKTVDNLVSTDKQFKKFVEDINKKLTL; translated from the coding sequence ATGACTAAAACTGCTCAATCGGTATGGGAAAACTGTTTGTCTTTTATAAAGGACAATATTCAAGATCAAGCCTATAAAACTTGGTTTGAACCAATCAAATCAGTTGAGCTAACCGACAACGCGTTATATATTCAAGTACCAAGTAAATTTTTCTACGAATGGTTAGAAGAACATTACGTTAAATTATTAAAAGTTGCGCTTACCAAAGAACTGGGAAAAAACGCAAAGTTACTCTATAAAATTAAAATGGAGAACACTTACGGAAATAAACAACCGTTTACTGAGCAGCTACCAAGTTCGAACAGAGTACCAATGAAACCTCAAGAGGTTGATGCTCCGTTTAAAAACTTAAATCCTGAACTTAAAAATCCGTTTGTAATTCCCGGAATTAGAAATTTAAAAATTGAGTCGCAATTAAATGCTAACTACAGTTTTGATAATTTCCTTGAAGGAGATTCTAACCGTTTGGCGCGTTCTGCAGGTATGGCTGTTGCCAATAAACCTGGAGGGACGTCATTTAATCCGTTATTAATTTTTGGAGGAGTTGGTTTAGGAAAAACACACTTAGCACACGCTATTGGTGTTGAAGTAAAAGACAAATATCCTGAAAAAACGGTTTTATATATTTCTGCCGAAATTTTCACACAACAATATATTGATTCGGTTAAAAAGAATAATCGTAATGATTTCATTCACTTTTACCAATTAATTGACGTTTTGATTATTGATGATGTTCAGTTTTTATCTGGAAAATCAGGAACTCAGGACGTATTTTTCCATATTTTTAATTACCTGCACCAAAATGGAAAACAGGTAATTTTAACTTCGGATAAAGCTCCTGTTGATATGCAGGATATTGAGCAACGTTTATTATCTCGTTTCAAATGGGGATTATCTGCTGAGTTACATCAGCCAGATTACGAAACTCGTATTTCAATCTTGAAAAATATTCTTTACCGCGATGGTGTCGAAATGCCGGAAGACATTATTGAATATGTTGCCCGTAACATCAAAAGCAATGTTCGTGAACTTGAAGGCGCCATTATTTCGTTAATTGCCCAATCTTCTTTCAACAAAAAAGAAGTTACTATCGAGTTGGCTAAAAGTGTTGTAGAGAAATTTGTTAAAAACGTGAAGAGAGAGATCTCTATCGATTATATTCAAAAAATTGTGTCTGATTATTTTCAGTTGGATATTGAAACACTTCAATCTAAAACCAGGAAAAGGCACGTTGTTCAGGCGAGACAATTAGCTATGTTTTTTGCAAAGAAATTTACTAAAGCTTCTTTGGCAAACATTGGCTCACAAATTGGAGATCGCGATCACGCTACCGTATTACACGCTTGTAAAACCGTTGACAATTTAGTTTCTACAGACAAACAATTCAAAAAATTTGTCGAAGACATCAACAAAAAATTAACGCTATAA
- a CDS encoding YigZ family protein yields the protein MEYNDTYQTIAFKSEEVLFKEKGSKFFGYAFPIENEDEVKPIIENLKKQHPHAVHYCYAYQLGTAPKISYRANDDGEPSNTAGAPIYGQIQSFGLTNLLVVVVRIFGGVKLGVGGLIAAYKTTAQMTLEVCEIIEKTIDVHFLISFDYKNMNKVMRVIKEKKLEITSQEMEIDEESGLPIGKIITKTRKKNAELVFDIFDLMFEIDIKII from the coding sequence TTGGAATATAACGATACCTACCAAACCATTGCTTTTAAATCTGAAGAAGTGCTTTTTAAGGAAAAAGGAAGTAAATTCTTTGGTTATGCTTTTCCCATTGAAAATGAAGACGAAGTAAAACCAATTATCGAAAACTTAAAAAAACAGCATCCTCATGCCGTTCATTATTGTTATGCATATCAATTGGGAACAGCTCCAAAAATATCCTATCGGGCTAATGACGACGGCGAACCGAGCAATACAGCCGGCGCTCCGATTTATGGTCAAATTCAGTCTTTTGGATTAACTAATCTTTTAGTAGTTGTAGTCCGAATTTTTGGTGGAGTTAAATTGGGTGTTGGCGGATTGATAGCAGCTTACAAAACAACCGCACAAATGACGCTTGAAGTTTGTGAAATCATCGAAAAAACAATTGACGTTCATTTTTTAATCTCTTTTGATTATAAAAATATGAACAAAGTAATGCGGGTCATCAAAGAAAAAAAACTGGAAATTACTTCTCAGGAAATGGAAATTGATGAAGAATCCGGACTTCCAATTGGTAAAATAATCACAAAAACACGAAAAAAAAATGCCGAATTAGTATTCGACATTTTTGATTTAATGTTTGAAATCGATATAAAAATTATATAA
- the ribD gene encoding bifunctional diaminohydroxyphosphoribosylaminopyrimidine deaminase/5-amino-6-(5-phosphoribosylamino)uracil reductase RibD, whose amino-acid sequence MNTHEKYIKRCIELAKNGFGTTYPNPMVGSVIVYNDQIIGEGWHKKAGEPHAEVNAVRSVKDKSLLKKATIYVSLEPCSHFGKTPPCCDLIIANEIPNVVVGTVDPNEKVAGNGIKKLIAAGINVTVGVLEKECYELNKRFFTFHNKKRPYIILKWAESQDGFLAPEKQTNKERKPVWITNQYSRQLVHKWRSEEQAILVGTQTVVDDNPKLNTRDWSGDNPVRIVLDQNNRISKESFIFDDSVKTIVFTKSQINFSSENTTFEVIDFNQNIIPQILAVLYQTQIQSIIIEGGLQTLQAFIDQDIWDEARIFIGENTFNIGTKAPVLQKKTTTKTHIQNDELIYVRNHD is encoded by the coding sequence GTGAATACACATGAAAAATATATAAAACGCTGCATTGAACTTGCCAAAAATGGTTTTGGGACAACTTACCCAAATCCAATGGTAGGAAGCGTAATTGTTTATAACGACCAAATTATAGGTGAAGGCTGGCATAAAAAGGCTGGTGAACCACATGCAGAAGTTAATGCGGTTCGATCTGTAAAAGATAAATCGTTACTAAAAAAGGCCACTATTTATGTGAGTTTAGAACCTTGCAGTCATTTTGGAAAAACGCCGCCTTGTTGTGATTTAATTATTGCAAATGAAATTCCGAATGTCGTTGTTGGAACCGTAGATCCAAATGAAAAAGTAGCCGGAAACGGAATTAAAAAACTAATTGCAGCCGGAATAAATGTTACCGTAGGTGTTTTAGAAAAAGAATGCTACGAGCTTAATAAACGTTTTTTTACTTTTCATAATAAGAAGAGACCTTATATTATATTAAAATGGGCCGAAAGCCAGGACGGATTTCTAGCGCCTGAAAAACAAACTAATAAGGAACGAAAACCCGTTTGGATTACCAATCAATATTCAAGACAATTGGTTCATAAATGGCGAAGTGAAGAACAGGCTATTTTAGTTGGTACTCAAACTGTCGTTGATGATAATCCGAAATTAAATACCAGAGATTGGTCTGGAGATAATCCTGTAAGAATTGTTTTAGATCAAAATAATCGCATTTCAAAAGAGAGTTTTATTTTTGATGACAGTGTAAAAACTATCGTATTTACGAAATCTCAAATTAACTTTTCATCAGAAAACACTACCTTTGAAGTAATCGATTTTAATCAAAATATAATCCCGCAGATTTTAGCCGTTTTATATCAAACCCAAATTCAGTCTATTATTATTGAAGGCGGTTTACAGACTTTACAAGCTTTTATCGACCAGGACATTTGGGATGAAGCTCGTATTTTTATTGGAGAGAATACTTTTAATATAGGAACAAAGGCCCCGGTTCTTCAAAAGAAAACTACAACAAAAACTCATATTCAAAACGATGAATTAATATACGTTAGAAATCATGATTGA